The sequence ACTCGTCGACTCCGGTGGGGTCGCGAGGGCCGAGCGACGCGGATCGAGGGTCTTCCGGATGTCCGTCATCGACCCTTCCAGAGCCTCGCGAGGCTCGAAACGGGAAGCACGAAGACGTTCTTGGCCACCGAGTAGAGCTCCTCGCCCGGATACACGATGTGGCTCTTCGAGGGGTTCAGGTCTTCGAGAGCGGACCAGAACCCGCGGCTCGGAGTAGGCGCGAGCGACAGTTTTATCTCGACGGCGAGAGGTCGCGCCCGGCCGCCGGGAACGAGCACGAGGTCGATCTCAGCGCCTGCACTCGTGCGATAGAAAAAAGCCTGCCACGACGCCGGCACCCTGGTGAGTATCTGCTCCAGGACGAAGCCCTCCCACGAGGCTCCCGCGGAGGGGTGGCCGAGAAGAGCATCGTAGGCTGGAATGTCCAGTAGCGCATGGATAATCCCGCTGTCTCGCAAGAAGATCTTGCGCGACTTCACGAGACGCTTCTTTACGTTGGCGTGGTAAGGTGGGAGCTGTCGCACCATGAACGTATCTTGGAGTATGTCGAGATAGTGCTGCGCCGTCGGGGGCGTGACACCGAGACTCTGCGCTATCTTGCTTGCGTTCCAGAGCTGGGCGTGCGAGTGGGCGAGCATCGTCCAGAATCGCCGGAGCATCGTGGCCGGAACGCGGATTCCAAGGTTTGGTAAATCGCGCTCCAAATAGGTCTGAATAAACGCGTGTCGCCACCGCATCGAACGCGCGTCATCGGTCTCGAGGTAGCTGAGAGGATAGCCGCCCCGGTTCCACCGGCGTTGGATGGTACCCTCGTCCTCCCCGAGCTCCGCGAGATTGAATGGAGTCAGCTCTAGATACTGAACGCGGCCGGCGAGACTCTCAGAGGACTGCCGAGTCAGATCCGGCGTTGCGGACCCCAAAATCAAAAAACGTCTTCTACGATTCTTGTCGACCAGCGCCCGCAGGAGAGGGAATAAGTCAGGACGGCGCTGGATCTCGTCCAAGATGACGAGGGCGCGCGAGTGTTGGCGGAGATAGAGCTCGGGTTCCGCGAGCTTTGCGAGATCCGACGGAAGCTCGAGATCCAAATAGACAGCGTTTTTGCGACTCCGAGCAATCTCCTTGGCGAGCGTCGTCTTGCCAACCTGCCGAGCGCCGACGATGCCGACGACCGGGAACTGCCTCAAAGCCAACCGGACGTCACCCATGAGGCGTCTGGGAATCATCATCCTTGCATTATGAAATATAGTATTTTAATTTGCAAGAATTCATAATTATGGTGAGTTTCGTGGGCGATTGCCATCGGGCTGCTTCGAGGGAATCAGATGTGAGCGCGAGCGCGAATAATCCTGCGAATGACCTCGTGTTCGGTGATGAGAGCGAGGACTTTCATCTCGGAACCGCACCGGTCGCAGAT is a genomic window of Vicinamibacteria bacterium containing:
- a CDS encoding ATP-binding protein — encoded protein: MMIPRRLMGDVRLALRQFPVVGIVGARQVGKTTLAKEIARSRKNAVYLDLELPSDLAKLAEPELYLRQHSRALVILDEIQRRPDLFPLLRALVDKNRRRRFLILGSATPDLTRQSSESLAGRVQYLELTPFNLAELGEDEGTIQRRWNRGGYPLSYLETDDARSMRWRHAFIQTYLERDLPNLGIRVPATMLRRFWTMLAHSHAQLWNASKIAQSLGVTPPTAQHYLDILQDTFMVRQLPPYHANVKKRLVKSRKIFLRDSGIIHALLDIPAYDALLGHPSAGASWEGFVLEQILTRVPASWQAFFYRTSAGAEIDLVLVPGGRARPLAVEIKLSLAPTPSRGFWSALEDLNPSKSHIVYPGEELYSVAKNVFVLPVSSLARLWKGR